One Pirellulaceae bacterium genomic region harbors:
- a CDS encoding ThuA domain-containing protein, whose amino-acid sequence MLNCCQTTLMLAILAVFTTNGFAQHSNDNARILFMIGEREYKTEQSLRRFFTEDLARRGFQATFVTAPSSGADKNDFAGISDSLPTADLLFLSVRRRAPSLQQLNAVRQHLQAGKPMVAIRTASHPFDTKGKAPKGHGEWLDFDSEVLGGKYSGHYGDEKCEVVVVSDAESDPILKGVKLGGSSKLYQGKVTSAKATLLVNGRVEGGPWEAVAWKNVYGPQAAKVFYTSLGIASDFEQTGFRQMLLNAIRDSLGITVDLRDPI is encoded by the coding sequence ATGCTGAATTGCTGCCAAACCACGCTGATGCTGGCTATCCTTGCCGTGTTTACTACCAATGGGTTTGCCCAGCATTCTAACGACAATGCACGAATCTTGTTCATGATTGGTGAACGCGAATATAAAACGGAGCAGAGCTTGCGCCGTTTTTTCACGGAAGATCTAGCCCGTCGCGGGTTTCAAGCCACATTTGTCACGGCACCCAGCAGCGGTGCTGACAAAAATGACTTCGCTGGAATATCGGACTCTTTGCCTACGGCTGATCTGCTCTTTTTGAGCGTTCGTCGCCGAGCTCCCAGCTTGCAGCAGCTGAACGCCGTGCGACAACACTTGCAAGCGGGAAAGCCGATGGTGGCGATTCGCACCGCGAGTCATCCTTTTGATACCAAGGGCAAGGCGCCCAAAGGACACGGTGAATGGTTGGATTTCGATTCTGAAGTGCTCGGTGGAAAGTACAGCGGTCACTATGGAGACGAGAAGTGCGAAGTGGTGGTTGTTTCCGATGCCGAGTCAGATCCAATCCTCAAGGGTGTGAAGCTCGGGGGAAGTAGTAAACTGTATCAAGGGAAGGTTACATCGGCAAAGGCAACTCTGTTGGTGAATGGCCGAGTTGAAGGTGGCCCTTGGGAAGCAGTCGCTTGGAAAAATGTTTATGGACCTCAAGCCGCGAAAGTGTTTTATACGTCGTTAGGTATTGCCTCAGACTTTGAACAAACAGGCTTTCGGCAAATGTTGCTTAACGCGATTCGCGATTCTTTGGGAATAACGGTCGATTTGAGGGATCCGATCTGA
- a CDS encoding Gfo/Idh/MocA family oxidoreductase translates to MIQISRRSALKASVAAGVGYWTGGSLLAREESPNEKLNIAVIGLGGQGGSNLKGVASQNIVALCDVDDQRAGNAYQRFPKAKKYADYRRMFDQMDQQIDAVVVSTPDHTHFHPSMIALDLGKHLYCEKPMAHSVWEVRQMTQLADKKGVATQLGVQRHTIANVHRVVELIQSGAIGDVTECHCWVGGDRGMPAAPKGTPAIPAHLDWDLWLGPAASRSYSPDYCPYKWRFWWDFGTGETGNWGCHILDIPYWALGLTFPNRVDASGPEIDAQRTPKSMASRMVFPASEGRPEVNLHWYQAAQGPPILKQHNLSHQGNNTLFIGSDGMLLCGFGQRKLYPEDKFADYAAPEKSIPDSPGFHREWFEACKGGTPATCDFSYSGPLSETVLLANAAYRANGGFDWNAQSLAAKGNPQADQYLFSKFRKGWGLNLI, encoded by the coding sequence ATGATTCAGATTTCACGCCGCTCTGCCTTGAAAGCCTCCGTTGCTGCCGGTGTCGGTTACTGGACTGGTGGGTCACTTTTGGCGCGTGAAGAATCACCGAATGAGAAACTGAACATTGCGGTGATTGGACTTGGCGGGCAGGGTGGAAGTAATTTGAAGGGTGTGGCTAGCCAAAATATCGTCGCACTATGCGATGTGGATGATCAACGGGCCGGAAATGCTTATCAGCGATTTCCAAAAGCGAAAAAATACGCCGATTATCGGCGGATGTTTGACCAAATGGATCAGCAGATTGATGCGGTCGTAGTTAGCACACCCGATCACACTCATTTTCATCCTTCCATGATCGCCTTGGACTTAGGAAAACACCTCTACTGTGAAAAGCCGATGGCTCATTCCGTATGGGAAGTGAGGCAAATGACTCAGTTGGCTGATAAAAAAGGGGTCGCCACGCAATTGGGAGTTCAGCGTCACACCATTGCGAACGTGCATCGCGTTGTTGAGTTGATCCAGAGTGGAGCGATTGGAGACGTAACCGAATGCCACTGTTGGGTCGGTGGAGACCGGGGTATGCCCGCCGCGCCCAAGGGGACTCCCGCTATCCCAGCTCATCTCGATTGGGACCTCTGGTTGGGACCGGCTGCAAGTCGTAGCTATAGTCCGGATTACTGTCCCTACAAATGGAGATTCTGGTGGGACTTTGGCACCGGAGAGACCGGGAATTGGGGATGCCATATTTTGGATATCCCGTATTGGGCGCTTGGCCTGACGTTTCCAAACCGTGTCGATGCGTCGGGTCCTGAGATTGACGCCCAACGCACACCGAAATCGATGGCTAGTCGGATGGTGTTCCCAGCATCAGAGGGTCGCCCTGAGGTAAATCTGCACTGGTATCAAGCAGCACAAGGTCCTCCGATCTTAAAACAACACAATTTGTCGCATCAGGGTAACAATACGCTCTTCATTGGTAGCGACGGAATGCTGCTGTGTGGTTTCGGGCAACGAAAACTGTATCCCGAGGATAAATTCGCCGACTATGCGGCTCCTGAGAAATCGATTCCTGATTCTCCCGGTTTCCATCGCGAATGGTTTGAAGCCTGCAAAGGCGGAACGCCGGCGACCTGTGATTTTTCCTATTCGGGGCCGCTCAGCGAAACGGTGTTGCTTGCCAATGCAGCCTATCGGGCAAATGGTGGTTTTGATTGGAATGCCCAGTCGCTCGCGGCAAAAGGTAATCCGCAAGCTGATCAGTATCTCTTTTCGAAGTTTCGTAAAGGCTGGGGACTGAACTTGATCTGA
- a CDS encoding SGNH/GDSL hydrolase family protein: MTRVIVFAIGLGCWSTVAFADEAGETSSLLASGDRVVFIGDSNTYAGRFISEIEAQWLKQFPGQSVEFINAGLPSETACGLSEPIHPFPRPSVQERIDRVLDKMQPDVLVIGYGMNDGIYHPFDKTRFAAYRKGIRTLVRKAKKQGAKVVLLTPPPFDPLPLKKRGKLRPQEAEEFSWMTIYEDYDEVMDRYATWTLKQRATVDAVVDIRSPFVEYLARRRKSDSSYMMSDDGVHFNGDGHAIIAQAILDRWGIPLVDVSRKFQDQVHQAQMIVRDSAVSHIGHKRPGIKPGLDWNSAVEKSKQLKQQFNPSPKSGGL; the protein is encoded by the coding sequence ATGACTCGTGTCATTGTGTTCGCGATTGGGCTGGGCTGTTGGTCCACTGTCGCTTTTGCTGATGAGGCCGGAGAAACGTCCTCCTTGCTTGCCTCGGGAGATCGAGTTGTCTTTATAGGCGACTCGAATACCTATGCGGGTCGCTTTATCTCCGAAATTGAAGCTCAATGGCTGAAGCAGTTCCCAGGTCAGTCTGTTGAATTCATCAATGCGGGATTGCCGAGTGAAACAGCTTGTGGACTTTCAGAGCCCATCCATCCGTTTCCGCGACCTTCGGTGCAGGAACGGATCGATCGGGTTTTGGACAAAATGCAGCCCGACGTTTTGGTGATCGGTTATGGGATGAACGATGGAATCTATCACCCGTTCGACAAAACGAGATTTGCCGCGTATCGAAAGGGTATTAGAACACTGGTAAGAAAAGCGAAAAAGCAGGGCGCGAAAGTCGTGCTTCTGACACCTCCTCCGTTTGATCCTTTACCCCTCAAAAAACGAGGTAAACTCCGCCCCCAAGAGGCGGAGGAGTTTAGCTGGATGACGATCTATGAGGATTATGATGAGGTGATGGATCGTTATGCGACCTGGACTCTTAAACAGCGTGCGACGGTGGATGCAGTGGTCGACATACGAAGCCCGTTTGTCGAATATCTCGCGCGAAGAAGAAAGAGCGATTCCAGCTATATGATGTCGGACGATGGGGTTCATTTTAATGGGGATGGCCATGCGATTATCGCTCAGGCAATTCTCGATCGTTGGGGAATTCCCTTGGTGGATGTGTCGCGCAAGTTTCAGGACCAGGTTCATCAGGCACAGATGATCGTTCGCGACAGTGCCGTTTCCCATATCGGCCACAAACGTCCCGGAATCAAACCGGGATTGGATTGGAATTCAGCCGTCGAAAAGTCAAAGCAACTCAAGCAGCAGTTTAATCCATCACCCAAGTCGGGCGGCCTGTAA
- a CDS encoding efflux RND transporter permease subunit: MKITDTAIDHPRIVIVSTVLVLAMALLAAIRIPVQLAPAISTAVIMIAVPYPGALPTEAEVQITREIEDALAGLNNVDFISSTSMRGSSVTQVMFLDGVDADTARGEVKDLVDEVRSELPDIFRNIEPSVTKIDFDNTPLMLVNIRAPEGFDQRALKEVAEEVQDEIEALAGVSTTQLFGGLEREVHVDVNVDLAAQYDLTLADVRNALSSFHAELPGGQMNTGVFDYQVRNETKLRGLEDIREVIVKQDGGRIVRIMDVANVQDTHRRLKNVAKIDGDDCATIVVYKESDINTYGTAQALKSLLKELEPQYPFVTFSATRDTSDEITLMFRVLGSSFVFGAMLVLIILGWTMGLRISFLVLTAVPLSSAVALVAAYATGIPISNMVIFSFILALGMVVDGAIIVAENIYRHVERGEEPAVAAKNGIREVGMPVIIADLTTVAAFLPMLLVPGMMGDFMGVMPKVVSMALLGSVLVDHFLIPVLASKFFRQRKPTTKQERQPEENLGFAHRFLLKTYLVLLSWALNHRWAVMTCSLLAFIWAGQMMSSIGFTFFPESDRGQFEIKYELPLGNSIEQTIAAAEIFTVPLRELAEDKRLNGRSELVHFISAIGSSEGLASRLENDPAVGPEFGTIMVQLLSPLDRNRHEAEIIEELREKFDKRLDLFPGILYSIEEVEEGPPGGSDVAIRLTGDDLEQIGNIGQSLAGKLAKTVGTLDCRSDYRPENPELIIEPDPRILGLFDISETQIAQAVLMAIHGDESIELNLNDEDIKLRIQADGRYQSAASTLGRIMLTGNTGKKATLEELGALTRNVGVYAVNRYQQTRSVTARCDVKKPNTTPDDVFAIVRANLLPQMGFEPVKGSNTVFVGQTGTISDGVRAEFTGENEERDENFRYLLFCMLIAVVLIFGMLVLQFNSFRQAIIVLLTVPLSFIGVVIGMWICSFPFSLASFIGLVSLTGIVVNDAIVVVDFINQSRRGGLPLRNALIEAGQNRLRPVLLTTITTIGGLLPLMLNLTGGAEFWQPLTGAIVFGLMFATALTLVVIPVAYSLVYNSDFRRAEI; the protein is encoded by the coding sequence ATGAAAATCACCGACACCGCAATTGATCATCCGCGTATCGTCATCGTGTCGACCGTACTCGTACTGGCGATGGCCCTGCTTGCTGCCATCAGAATTCCCGTACAACTCGCACCGGCAATTAGTACGGCGGTGATCATGATTGCCGTTCCTTATCCGGGCGCCCTTCCCACCGAAGCTGAAGTGCAGATCACTCGAGAGATCGAAGATGCACTGGCAGGACTGAACAACGTCGACTTTATTTCATCGACCAGCATGCGTGGATCGAGTGTGACTCAAGTTATGTTTCTTGACGGTGTTGATGCGGACACGGCGCGCGGTGAAGTGAAAGACTTGGTCGATGAAGTCCGCAGTGAATTACCGGACATATTTCGCAACATTGAACCCAGTGTTACAAAAATCGATTTTGACAACACCCCATTAATGTTGGTCAACATTCGTGCGCCCGAAGGATTTGACCAGCGAGCATTGAAAGAAGTCGCCGAAGAGGTACAGGACGAGATCGAGGCATTGGCTGGGGTTTCAACCACTCAACTGTTCGGTGGCCTTGAACGCGAGGTCCATGTCGACGTCAACGTAGATCTCGCTGCGCAATACGACTTGACGCTCGCTGATGTCCGAAACGCTCTTTCATCCTTTCACGCAGAATTACCCGGCGGTCAGATGAACACGGGTGTTTTTGATTACCAGGTCCGCAACGAGACAAAGCTACGTGGATTGGAAGACATTCGCGAAGTAATCGTCAAACAGGATGGCGGTCGAATCGTTCGAATCATGGACGTCGCCAACGTCCAAGACACTCACCGCCGCCTGAAAAACGTCGCCAAGATCGATGGAGACGATTGTGCCACCATTGTTGTCTACAAGGAATCAGACATCAACACATACGGTACGGCGCAGGCTCTCAAATCGTTGCTCAAAGAATTAGAGCCGCAGTATCCGTTCGTGACCTTTTCAGCGACACGAGACACTTCGGACGAGATCACATTGATGTTTCGCGTACTGGGATCGAGTTTCGTATTCGGCGCCATGTTGGTGCTGATCATTCTAGGCTGGACCATGGGTTTACGAATCTCATTCCTGGTGTTGACTGCAGTTCCGCTCAGTTCGGCCGTCGCATTAGTCGCTGCCTACGCGACAGGTATTCCAATCTCCAACATGGTGATCTTCAGCTTTATTCTCGCGTTGGGAATGGTGGTCGACGGTGCGATTATTGTGGCAGAAAACATCTATCGACACGTAGAGCGGGGCGAAGAACCAGCCGTGGCAGCCAAAAACGGAATCCGCGAGGTCGGCATGCCAGTGATCATTGCCGATTTAACGACCGTGGCAGCCTTTCTTCCCATGCTACTCGTCCCCGGCATGATGGGCGATTTCATGGGAGTCATGCCCAAGGTGGTGAGCATGGCCTTACTGGGTTCCGTACTCGTCGACCATTTTTTGATTCCCGTGCTGGCCTCAAAATTTTTCCGGCAACGCAAGCCAACGACGAAACAAGAGAGACAACCCGAGGAAAATCTCGGCTTTGCCCACCGTTTTTTGCTCAAAACTTACCTGGTCCTTCTCAGCTGGGCGCTCAATCACCGCTGGGCCGTTATGACCTGCAGCCTGCTGGCCTTCATCTGGGCCGGGCAAATGATGAGCAGTATTGGTTTCACATTTTTTCCCGAGAGTGATCGCGGCCAGTTCGAAATCAAGTACGAATTGCCACTAGGAAACAGTATAGAACAGACGATTGCCGCGGCTGAAATCTTCACCGTTCCGCTGCGAGAACTGGCTGAAGATAAGCGTCTCAACGGCCGGAGTGAGCTCGTGCATTTCATCTCGGCGATCGGCTCCTCCGAAGGACTAGCAAGTCGACTTGAAAACGACCCTGCGGTCGGCCCTGAATTTGGCACGATTATGGTACAGCTGCTATCCCCACTCGATCGTAATCGCCACGAAGCCGAAATCATCGAAGAACTGCGGGAAAAGTTTGACAAGCGACTCGATCTTTTCCCGGGCATCCTTTACTCAATCGAAGAAGTCGAGGAAGGGCCCCCCGGAGGTTCGGATGTCGCCATCCGATTGACGGGAGATGATTTAGAACAAATTGGAAATATCGGCCAGTCACTTGCCGGGAAACTCGCCAAGACCGTCGGGACCCTCGATTGTCGATCCGATTATCGCCCAGAAAATCCGGAACTGATCATCGAACCTGATCCGCGCATCCTTGGACTGTTCGATATCTCCGAGACACAAATCGCCCAAGCCGTATTAATGGCTATCCACGGTGATGAATCGATCGAATTGAATTTAAACGACGAGGATATCAAGTTACGAATTCAAGCTGACGGCAGGTATCAGTCAGCCGCCTCCACCCTGGGTCGCATCATGTTAACCGGTAACACAGGAAAAAAAGCGACGCTGGAAGAACTCGGTGCGTTGACCCGAAACGTTGGCGTGTACGCCGTCAACCGTTATCAACAAACGCGTTCGGTCACCGCTCGATGCGACGTTAAGAAACCAAACACGACGCCTGACGACGTGTTCGCAATTGTCCGCGCGAATTTATTGCCACAGATGGGATTCGAACCCGTCAAAGGAAGCAACACAGTCTTTGTTGGCCAGACAGGTACGATCTCTGACGGAGTACGTGCAGAGTTTACGGGAGAAAATGAAGAACGTGACGAAAATTTCCGTTACCTCTTGTTCTGCATGCTGATCGCCGTGGTTTTGATATTCGGGATGCTCGTTTTACAATTCAATAGTTTTCGGCAAGCGATTATCGTACTCCTAACTGTTCCGCTCAGTTTCATTGGCGTCGTGATCGGCATGTGGATTTGCTCCTTTCCATTCAGCCTGGCATCTTTCATCGGTTTGGTCAGTTTGACGGGAATCGTCGTCAACGACGCAATTGTGGTCGTTGACTTCATCAATCAGTCTCGTCGCGGCGGGCTTCCCCTTCGCAATGCGTTGATCGAAGCGGGTCAGAATCGCCTTCGTCCAGTGCTACTGACCACGATCACCACCATCGGTGGTTTGTTACCCTTGATGCTCAATTTGACTGGCGGGGCCGAATTCTGGCAACCATTGACCGGCGCGATTGTGTTCGGTTTGATGTTCGCCACCGCTTTAACGTTGGTCGTGATCCCCGTGGCCTACAGCTTAGTCTACAACTCAGATTTCCGAAGAGCGGAAATCTAA
- a CDS encoding efflux RND transporter periplasmic adaptor subunit, with protein sequence MKTQSPLAIGRLVAMILVTGFALSVMWVTATKSGKKTETVGDLPPEQTTVGAAAPVVVRDLKPESIEILDTYSGMIRPFERYLMAFEISGRVKELGLNQADKRLDDGDTVRQGQVLAILDKDILQARVQERTALMEQAQEDLTRAKQLRNRENRVISEADFRKRVTDMAVAEAQTATAQKNLENATLVSPCNGRISKRFVSEGESINMHAPAFEIVEVDRVLLVVGVPESRIHEIETERQRLRQSNPQGDAIFKAYVQLMGTDRYGVPWPKRIGQVFRVGETADDKTGLFEVEILLENEDGGLRPGSVALAQIVIDSITGYQVPIPSVMFRGDQPFIYSVHQSKSDLHYLFFNLGAEADYQAKRVPLERYIEQDGALIVPDMPVDDRKIVVKGQHRLVQNRRVRIVGIENQTTTPAVSRRNRAASVD encoded by the coding sequence ATGAAGACACAATCTCCGCTTGCCATTGGTCGCTTGGTCGCCATGATCCTTGTCACGGGCTTTGCACTTTCCGTGATGTGGGTCACCGCTACGAAGTCAGGGAAAAAAACTGAAACGGTGGGTGACCTGCCTCCCGAACAAACCACAGTTGGCGCAGCCGCACCCGTCGTCGTTCGCGATTTGAAGCCCGAGTCGATTGAGATTCTTGACACCTACTCAGGCATGATTCGCCCTTTCGAGCGTTATTTGATGGCCTTTGAGATCAGCGGTCGTGTGAAAGAACTCGGACTCAACCAGGCGGATAAGCGCCTTGATGACGGCGATACCGTTCGCCAAGGACAGGTACTTGCTATCTTGGACAAAGATATCCTGCAAGCACGTGTCCAGGAAAGAACGGCGCTGATGGAACAGGCACAAGAGGATTTGACACGAGCCAAACAACTCAGAAATAGGGAGAACCGCGTCATTTCGGAGGCCGATTTCCGCAAGCGGGTCACGGACATGGCAGTCGCTGAAGCACAAACGGCAACCGCACAAAAAAATCTCGAGAATGCGACGCTGGTCTCCCCTTGTAATGGTCGAATTTCCAAACGATTTGTGAGCGAGGGGGAATCGATCAACATGCATGCACCCGCGTTCGAAATTGTTGAAGTCGACCGCGTCTTACTCGTCGTGGGAGTCCCCGAATCTCGCATCCACGAAATCGAAACTGAACGTCAACGATTGCGACAAAGCAATCCTCAAGGCGACGCCATCTTCAAAGCTTACGTCCAATTGATGGGAACGGATCGATATGGTGTTCCTTGGCCGAAGCGAATCGGTCAGGTTTTTCGCGTGGGAGAAACGGCCGATGACAAAACGGGCTTATTTGAAGTTGAGATCCTGCTGGAAAATGAAGATGGTGGGCTGCGCCCAGGTTCGGTTGCCCTCGCTCAAATCGTGATCGACTCAATCACTGGCTACCAAGTTCCGATCCCAAGCGTGATGTTTCGAGGCGACCAACCTTTTATCTATTCCGTGCACCAGTCGAAATCGGATTTGCACTATTTGTTCTTCAATTTAGGAGCAGAAGCGGACTACCAGGCGAAGCGCGTCCCGCTCGAACGTTACATCGAACAAGACGGAGCATTGATCGTGCCAGACATGCCCGTCGACGACCGGAAAATTGTGGTAAAGGGGCAACATCGACTCGTCCAAAATCGCCGCGTCCGCATCGTGGGCATCGAAAATCAGACAACAACGCCGGCGGTGTCTCGCCGCAATCGGGCCGCTTCCGTCGATTGA